One window from the genome of Acidobacteriota bacterium encodes:
- a CDS encoding glycosyltransferase, whose product MNAAMLKTGPGTSILRNTLWMAWSGAINIANSVVLWMALARWRTTAEVGQFATVMSLYTIFITVCGLGLTPYLASELARRPDRRRFLSSAALLIFAASIVCTLAMLVTGQFTNQAASAQTATFILSSAIIPTGIVSIGEAVFTAFGLARVIALATTTENLLRTIIPLALLYRGHSLPVICASFVLVRVAACMVYGLAAWQRFGLPALPEQALIREIAKAAPTFAGVTLLASLHWQLGTVLTARLGGETAAADFAVAARFLVPAMILLWSYVSVIQPTAARLAQESMPKLGEFLASCLRLVLALALPVAVGGLTLGMHLLVLLFGANYAGASLALGFLAASIVPFGIVMIASRGLIATQRQHLDLLANLVAVVVNLLANLLLIPRFGAAGAACAQFLSLTAMAVVEVRWGTVPLFSLRVWEAFWLCRWPLAVMLDVILLSYNAGFGVSLALGGISYLLGLAWIWPQLKPNRGALTAAQPVQPKPRVLMLGAHPTKTLGGISTLISDILGSSLTREFEFKHVVSQMDEGGKFAKLTLMLGALLRFGYILLRWRPDVVYVHVGGNASLYRKGVFITLARLAGWRVLAHFHAGNFAPYFNQQSWFGKQCILRGLGLSRKFIAVSQEMAGWLSELWPVAEITVIPNGVRTELFAPPETHLVVRQAASLSKSPGKTEWLNDDASTSWQLAGQPSPRLLFIGKMGFLKGEGDLLRALQIVKAEYGLSFRLDLLGQLSGEIGALCQTTGLASQIDQLGPVALTERIGYFQRADIFVLPTYAEGMPIAVIEALAAGLPCVTTPVGGIPELMRDGQEGFLIEPGDIRTLAARLAQLLREAELRQAMGARALQTAARFDLKHVLARLGDELRQEAEATGLSLGTMIEKSSN is encoded by the coding sequence TTGAACGCGGCAATGCTGAAAACCGGGCCAGGTACTTCGATCTTGCGCAACACGCTGTGGATGGCGTGGTCGGGCGCGATCAACATCGCCAACAGCGTCGTGTTGTGGATGGCGCTGGCCCGCTGGCGCACCACCGCCGAAGTCGGCCAATTCGCCACGGTGATGAGCCTCTACACCATTTTCATCACCGTGTGCGGTTTGGGCCTGACGCCCTATCTGGCCAGTGAATTGGCGCGGCGGCCAGACCGGCGGCGCTTTTTATCCAGCGCGGCGTTGCTCATTTTTGCAGCGTCCATTGTTTGCACACTGGCGATGCTGGTGACCGGTCAGTTCACCAACCAAGCCGCGAGCGCTCAAACGGCAACGTTCATCCTGAGCAGTGCCATCATCCCCACCGGCATCGTGAGCATCGGCGAAGCGGTCTTCACGGCCTTCGGCCTGGCCCGCGTCATCGCGCTGGCGACGACGACCGAAAATCTGTTGCGCACGATCATCCCGCTTGCGCTGCTCTATCGCGGCCACAGTTTGCCGGTGATTTGCGCTTCTTTTGTTTTGGTGCGCGTGGCGGCTTGCATGGTGTACGGCCTGGCGGCCTGGCAACGCTTCGGCCTGCCCGCGTTACCCGAACAAGCTTTGATCCGCGAAATCGCCAAAGCCGCGCCGACTTTCGCGGGCGTCACGCTGCTGGCTTCGTTGCATTGGCAACTGGGCACCGTCTTGACGGCGCGCCTGGGCGGCGAGACGGCGGCGGCGGATTTTGCCGTGGCCGCGCGCTTTCTGGTGCCCGCGATGATTCTGCTGTGGAGCTACGTCAGCGTGATTCAGCCCACCGCCGCGCGCCTGGCGCAAGAATCCATGCCTAAGCTGGGCGAGTTTCTGGCGAGTTGTTTGCGCCTAGTTTTGGCGCTGGCCTTGCCGGTGGCCGTCGGCGGATTGACGCTGGGCATGCATTTGCTAGTGCTGCTATTCGGCGCGAATTATGCCGGCGCATCGCTGGCGCTGGGCTTTCTGGCGGCGAGCATCGTGCCGTTTGGCATCGTGATGATCGCCTCGCGCGGGCTGATCGCCACCCAGCGGCAACACCTTGATTTGCTCGCCAATCTGGTGGCAGTCGTCGTCAATTTGCTGGCGAACCTGCTGTTGATTCCGCGTTTTGGCGCGGCGGGCGCGGCTTGCGCACAATTCCTGTCGCTGACGGCGATGGCCGTGGTCGAAGTGCGCTGGGGCACGGTGCCGCTGTTTTCGTTGCGCGTCTGGGAAGCGTTTTGGCTTTGCCGCTGGCCGCTGGCTGTGATGCTGGATGTCATTTTGCTGAGTTACAACGCGGGCTTCGGTGTTTCGTTGGCACTGGGCGGCATCAGTTATCTACTCGGCTTGGCCTGGATTTGGCCGCAATTGAAGCCGAATCGCGGCGCGCTGACCGCTGCTCAACCAGTGCAACCCAAACCGCGTGTGTTGATGCTGGGCGCGCATCCCACCAAAACGCTGGGCGGCATCAGCACGCTCATCAGCGACATTCTCGGTTCGAGTCTCACGCGGGAATTCGAATTCAAACACGTCGTCTCGCAAATGGACGAGGGCGGCAAATTCGCCAAGCTGACGCTGATGCTCGGCGCGCTGCTGCGTTTCGGTTACATCCTGCTGCGCTGGCGTCCCGATGTTGTTTACGTGCATGTCGGCGGCAATGCCAGTTTGTATCGCAAAGGGGTGTTCATCACACTGGCGCGCTTGGCCGGATGGCGCGTGCTGGCGCATTTTCATGCGGGCAACTTCGCGCCTTATTTCAACCAGCAATCATGGTTTGGCAAGCAATGCATTCTGCGCGGCTTGGGGTTAAGCCGGAAATTCATCGCGGTGTCGCAAGAGATGGCCGGTTGGCTCAGCGAACTCTGGCCTGTAGCGGAAATCACCGTCATTCCGAATGGCGTGCGCACGGAACTCTTCGCACCGCCGGAAACGCATTTAGTTGTCCGGCAAGCTGCCAGCTTGTCGAAGTCTCCAGGCAAAACCGAATGGCTCAATGACGACGCTTCGACAAGCTGGCAGCTCGCCGGACAACCGTCCCCGCGTCTGCTTTTCATTGGCAAGATGGGCTTTCTGAAAGGCGAAGGGGATTTATTGCGCGCCTTGCAAATCGTCAAGGCGGAATACGGCTTGAGCTTCCGGCTGGACTTGCTCGGACAACTCAGCGGCGAGATCGGCGCGTTATGCCAGACGACCGGGCTGGCATCGCAAATAGATCAGTTGGGGCCGGTCGCGCTGACTGAGCGCATCGGCTATTTCCAACGCGCCGACATCTTCGTGTTGCCCACTTACGCCGAAGGCATGCCCATCGCCGTGATCGAAGCCCTGGCGGCGGGGCTGCCCTGCGTGACGACGCCGGTCGGCGGCATTCCGGAATTGATGCGCGACGGCCAAGAAGGTTTTCTGATCGAGCCGGGCGACATTCGCACATTGGCAGCGCGGCTGGCGCAACTGCTGCGCGAGGCTGAGTTGCGCCAGGCAATGGGCGCGCGCGCGTTGCAGACGGCAGCTCGCTTTGACTTGAAACACGTTTTGGCGCGGCTGGGCGACGAATTGCGGCAAGAGGCCGAAGCGACGGGGTTGTCGCTCGGCACAATGATCGAAAAGAGTTCAAATTGA
- a CDS encoding O-antigen ligase family protein, producing the protein MMIATALFFGAVLASFGGLPIKTLAGVFITVGGLLGVLAWAAASWPIVPILRVLLLACLAFRLEINLFPLFKYNEGLPGLNVSLMLLTSIALVLAHGLARWRDQPAAAVFPVSFSFSAFALLLWCALGILAGTEKLLAFYAWWSLASCLLFTFAVANEFGQRDRLRTVVLVIALIVGVNGVIGTLQATTGALTDLTWLGAAKEENRQSFGDGEIARATGLQGMANSFAWFLVTLLPTLLAVLILRVRAFSRWERRGLALATAAGLLALLLTYARGSWIAFALAFALLLALSYRVLPTVERQRFGKQIAMMVLLGCTLCLPFLAPIVIRLTEDDNGSAYSRVPLSQVAQTMIEANPLLGVGLSNYEAEMRRYDHTPDRITEDFPWPVHNIFLHTAAEAGLPGLAFFLLLLALALYQGWQVLRSQDRLVQALAIGLICGVLAYLVTGLKELGSLGTPQFRVCFFCCGLLLALGRIHRHDIYAHAQELNY; encoded by the coding sequence ATGATGATTGCAACAGCGCTGTTTTTCGGAGCCGTGCTGGCATCTTTTGGCGGACTGCCGATCAAAACACTGGCGGGTGTGTTCATCACCGTTGGCGGCTTGTTGGGCGTGTTGGCGTGGGCGGCGGCAAGCTGGCCCATCGTGCCGATCTTGCGCGTCCTGCTGCTCGCCTGCTTGGCCTTTCGCCTGGAGATCAATCTTTTCCCGCTCTTCAAATACAACGAAGGGCTGCCCGGCTTGAACGTCTCGTTAATGCTGCTGACCAGCATCGCGTTGGTGTTGGCGCATGGGCTGGCGCGCTGGCGCGACCAACCGGCGGCAGCGGTCTTCCCCGTCTCGTTCAGTTTCAGCGCCTTTGCACTTTTGCTCTGGTGCGCGCTCGGCATCCTGGCCGGCACCGAAAAGCTGCTGGCGTTTTATGCCTGGTGGTCGCTGGCGTCGTGCTTGCTGTTCACCTTTGCGGTCGCCAACGAATTCGGCCAACGTGATCGTTTGCGCACGGTCGTGCTGGTCATCGCCCTGATCGTCGGCGTGAATGGCGTCATCGGCACACTGCAAGCCACGACCGGCGCGTTGACCGATTTGACCTGGCTCGGCGCGGCCAAAGAAGAAAACCGCCAGTCGTTCGGCGACGGCGAAATCGCGCGCGCCACCGGTTTGCAAGGCATGGCGAATTCGTTCGCCTGGTTTCTGGTCACGCTGCTGCCCACGCTGCTGGCCGTGCTGATTTTGCGCGTGCGCGCTTTCAGCCGGTGGGAACGGCGCGGTCTGGCGCTGGCGACCGCTGCTGGCTTGCTGGCCTTGCTGCTGACGTATGCGCGCGGCAGTTGGATTGCTTTTGCGCTGGCGTTCGCGCTGCTGCTGGCGCTCTCTTATCGCGTGTTGCCCACGGTTGAACGCCAACGCTTTGGCAAACAGATTGCGATGATGGTGCTGTTGGGTTGCACGCTGTGCCTGCCCTTCCTCGCCCCCATCGTCATCCGCTTGACCGAAGACGATAACGGCTCGGCCTATTCGCGCGTGCCGCTCTCGCAAGTCGCCCAGACCATGATCGAAGCCAATCCGCTGCTGGGCGTGGGGCTGTCGAATTACGAAGCCGAGATGCGCCGCTACGATCACACGCCCGACCGCATCACCGAAGATTTCCCCTGGCCCGTGCACAACATCTTTTTGCACACCGCCGCCGAAGCGGGCTTGCCCGGCTTGGCGTTCTTTCTGTTGCTGCTCGCACTGGCGCTGTATCAAGGCTGGCAAGTGCTGCGCAGCCAAGACCGTTTGGTGCAAGCCCTCGCCATCGGTTTGATCTGTGGCGTGCTGGCCTATCTGGTCACTGGATTGAAAGAGCTTGGTTCGCTGGGGACGCCACAATTCCGCGTCTGCTTTTTCTGCTGCGGATTGTTGCTGGCGCTGGGCCGTATTCACCGCCACGACATTTATGCGCACGCACAGGAGTTGAACTATTGA
- a CDS encoding sugar transferase — protein MTQFKWSSLSVTQKLFDLAILTGALALTTLLVWQQPVAALPAQFDLGALTVLILLWAGWNVCLSSLPLYGSRRLTRWHQDLLDVMRAVGLCALTLSAFSHLLHWEWLDGALLAVFWLTASLGLFSFRLLKRFVLREVRLRERNLHHVLIVGAGPRGQRMAEVINRHPELGYHLLGFIDDQKAPGVIGKLDQFAAILAEQIVDEVMLALPVKSYYTEIHDIIALAEEQGIVVRVHAELFSPKLARARAEQLDDIPVLTLFTAPPPDWRAVCKRGLDVLGAATLLILTSPILLLVAALIRLTSKGPALFVQERLGLNKQRFPMFKFRTMVTNAEALQKELEQFNEAGGPVFKMRRDPRITPLGHFLRKTSLDELPQLLNVLRGELSLVGPRPLPVRDYERFDAYWFNRRFSVKPGITCIWQVSGRSNTSFDHWIKQDLEYIDNWSLWLDVKLLLQTIPAVLRGTGAM, from the coding sequence GTGACGCAATTCAAATGGTCTTCACTCTCGGTTACCCAGAAGCTCTTCGATCTGGCCATTCTCACTGGCGCATTAGCGCTGACCACCTTGCTGGTCTGGCAGCAGCCGGTTGCGGCCCTGCCGGCGCAATTTGATCTGGGCGCGCTGACGGTGCTCATCCTGCTGTGGGCCGGTTGGAATGTATGCCTCTCTTCCCTGCCGCTGTATGGCAGCCGCCGTTTGACGCGCTGGCATCAAGACCTGCTGGATGTCATGCGCGCGGTCGGGTTGTGCGCGTTAACGCTCTCGGCGTTCTCACATCTGTTGCATTGGGAATGGCTGGATGGCGCATTGTTGGCCGTGTTCTGGCTGACGGCTTCGCTGGGATTGTTTTCCTTCCGGCTGCTCAAACGTTTCGTGCTGCGTGAGGTGCGGCTGCGCGAACGCAATCTGCATCACGTGCTGATCGTCGGCGCGGGGCCGCGCGGTCAACGCATGGCCGAAGTCATCAACCGGCATCCCGAACTCGGCTATCACCTGCTGGGTTTCATTGACGATCAAAAAGCGCCCGGCGTGATCGGCAAGCTCGATCAATTCGCCGCCATCCTGGCCGAACAGATTGTGGATGAAGTCATGCTCGCGCTGCCGGTCAAAAGCTATTACACCGAAATCCACGACATCATCGCGCTGGCCGAAGAGCAAGGCATCGTCGTGCGGGTGCACGCTGAATTGTTCAGCCCCAAGCTGGCGCGCGCGCGCGCTGAGCAACTGGACGACATCCCAGTGCTGACGCTGTTCACCGCGCCGCCGCCCGATTGGCGCGCCGTCTGTAAACGCGGGCTGGATGTGCTCGGCGCGGCAACGCTGCTCATTCTGACGTCGCCCATTTTGCTCTTGGTTGCGGCGCTCATCCGGCTGACTTCCAAAGGCCCGGCGCTGTTTGTGCAGGAACGGCTGGGCTTGAACAAACAACGCTTCCCGATGTTCAAATTTCGCACGATGGTCACCAACGCCGAGGCGCTGCAAAAGGAACTCGAACAGTTTAACGAAGCGGGCGGGCCGGTCTTCAAAATGCGCCGCGATCCGCGCATCACGCCGCTGGGCCACTTTCTGCGCAAGACCAGTCTCGACGAATTGCCGCAACTGCTCAACGTGCTGCGCGGCGAACTGTCGCTGGTCGGACCGCGTCCGTTGCCGGTGCGCGATTACGAACGCTTCGATGCCTATTGGTTCAACCGGCGCTTCAGCGTCAAACCGGGCATCACCTGCATCTGGCAGGTTTCCGGGCGCAGCAACACCAGCTTCGACCACTGGATCAAACAAGACCTCGAATATATAGACAACTGGTCGCTCTGGCTCGACGTGAAATTGCTGTTGCAAACGATCCCCGCCGTGTTGCGCGGCACGGGCGCGATGTGA
- a CDS encoding polysaccharide export protein: MVNGNKLFFNNFKLTQRRNHSVPANSHRTPLKKHLVRAWFCVELIALVAAVPVIAQKMLERKAATQTDESYLIRSGDKLSIKFPYHTELDEPSLVVRPDGYITLATIGEVRVGGQTVPQVKQRLEKAYSEVLVNPLISVNLIEFQMAHVFVGGQVQKAGSFELRSGQTLLQAVMLAGGFTNDANRRLVLHARPTGDGKLRVTQHDALTMISDTKKAYDLQLQDGDYIFVPDSKLTKIARVMDAFRSVLPAANLLY, encoded by the coding sequence ATGGTGAACGGAAACAAGCTCTTCTTCAATAATTTCAAGCTGACACAACGCCGCAACCATTCCGTGCCAGCGAACTCCCATCGTACCCCGCTGAAAAAACATCTCGTGCGTGCCTGGTTTTGCGTGGAATTGATCGCCTTGGTCGCCGCAGTCCCAGTCATCGCGCAGAAAATGCTCGAACGCAAAGCCGCTACGCAAACGGATGAATCGTATTTGATCCGCAGCGGCGACAAGCTGAGCATCAAGTTTCCCTATCACACCGAATTGGATGAGCCTTCGTTGGTTGTCCGCCCGGATGGTTACATCACGCTGGCGACAATTGGCGAGGTGCGGGTGGGCGGCCAGACCGTGCCGCAAGTCAAACAGAGACTCGAAAAAGCGTATAGCGAAGTGCTGGTCAACCCGCTCATCTCAGTCAATCTGATCGAATTCCAAATGGCGCACGTCTTTGTCGGTGGTCAGGTGCAAAAAGCTGGTAGCTTTGAATTGCGCTCGGGGCAAACGCTGCTGCAAGCCGTCATGCTGGCGGGCGGCTTCACCAATGACGCCAATCGCCGCTTGGTGCTGCACGCGCGGCCCACGGGCGACGGCAAGTTGCGCGTCACGCAACACGATGCCCTGACGATGATTTCAGATACCAAGAAAGCTTATGACTTACAGTTGCAGGATGGCGATTACATCTTCGTGCCGGATTCAAAGCTCACGAAGATTGCCCGGGTGATGGATGCGTTCCGCTCGGTGCTTCCCGCCGCGAACCTGCTGTATTAA